A part of Amphiprion ocellaris isolate individual 3 ecotype Okinawa chromosome 16, ASM2253959v1, whole genome shotgun sequence genomic DNA contains:
- the sparcl2 gene encoding SPARC-like protein 1: protein MNLSLMCALFLLLSIQSHPAVGGRAQRRQRQAEEILRPYIGRVEPEKLCELLKCHTPVGSWCQVVQENGIRIPKCVCPQSCPRQRAPVCSVLGKTYRNQCLLHKEACRKRRSTGLAHTGPCLVPKAKCTEEELGQFPYRLLDWFLLLSRMGASYPPSAPPQSCLSHTQRTQLAQQRFTLLDKNKDGKLSRRDLKKLHYKRMPLEHCAAPFFQSCDRNKNRKVTLREWTTCLVDQSEDWFYKFMSMRMGSRKLCPTIKENYL, encoded by the exons ATGAACCTGAGCTTGATGTGTGCCTTGTTTCTGCTCCTGAGTATTCAGTCTCATCCAGCCGTG gGAGGCAGAGCTCAGCGCAGACAGAGACAAGCTGAGGAGATTCTGAGGCCGTACATCGGCAGAGTAGAGCCAG AAAAGCTTTGTGAGCTCCTAAAATGCCACACTCCAGTGGGATCTTGGTGCCAGGTTGTTCAAGAAAATGGAATCCGCATCCCCAAGTGTGTTTGTCCTCAGTCCTGTCCACg GCAGAGGGCACCAGTGTGCAGCGTTCTGGGAAAGACCTATAGGAACCAGTGTTTGCTTCACAAAGAGGCCTGCAGAAAGAGACGCAGCACTGGACTGGCTCACACAGGACCCTGCctgg TCCCCAAGGCTAAATGCACTGAGGAGGAGTTAGGCCAGTTTCCATACCGTCTCCTGGACTGGTTCCTGCTCCTGAGTCGAATGGGGGCGTCGTATCCACCTTCTGCTCCGCCCCAGAGCTGCCTCAGCCACACCCAGAGGACACAGCTGGCTCAG caaagatttactttattggacAAGAACAAAGATGGCAAGTTGAGCCGCAGGGACCTGAAGAAGCTGCATTATAAGAGGATGCCTCTGGAACACTGTGCTGCACCATTCTTCCA GTCATGCGATCGTAACAAGAACAGGAAGGTGACCCTGCGCGAGTGGACGACCTGCCTGGTGGATCAGTCGGAGGACTGGTTCTACAAATTCATGT CTATGAGAATGGGTTCCCGCAAGCTGTGTCCCACGATCAAAGAGAACTACCTCTGA